A region of bacterium DNA encodes the following proteins:
- the trpA gene encoding tryptophan synthase subunit alpha, which yields MSRIATTLATLGAQGRAALVPYVTAGDPDLDATGRIVRAMVAAGADLVELGVPFSDPMADGPVLQRSAARALRAGTTLPRVLELVADLRRDLDTPIVLFGYYNPIFRYGVEALARDAARAGADGVLCVDLPPEEAGELRAATRAHALDLIALLAPTTPGARVRRIAREASGFLYFVSVLGVTGARAELPRELPELVSAVRTATPLPVGVGFGVQSPEQAAWVSGFADAVIVGSAIGRLLDESNGDDPAVRIGDFVGGLAAAMRAAGR from the coding sequence GTGAGCCGCATCGCCACCACGCTCGCGACCCTCGGGGCGCAGGGCCGCGCCGCCCTGGTTCCCTACGTCACCGCCGGCGATCCCGACCTCGACGCCACCGGGCGCATCGTGCGCGCCATGGTCGCGGCGGGTGCCGATCTCGTCGAGCTCGGGGTGCCGTTCTCGGACCCCATGGCGGACGGTCCCGTGCTCCAGCGCTCGGCGGCCCGCGCCCTGCGCGCGGGCACGACGTTGCCGCGCGTCCTCGAGCTCGTCGCCGACCTGCGTCGCGATCTCGACACGCCGATCGTGCTCTTCGGCTACTACAATCCGATCTTCCGCTACGGCGTCGAAGCGTTGGCCCGTGACGCCGCCCGCGCCGGCGCCGACGGCGTGCTCTGCGTCGACCTGCCGCCCGAGGAGGCCGGCGAGCTGCGGGCCGCGACGCGTGCCCACGCCCTCGACCTGATCGCGCTGCTCGCGCCCACCACGCCGGGGGCGCGCGTACGACGCATCGCGCGCGAGGCGAGCGGGTTTCTCTACTTCGTCTCGGTGCTGGGCGTGACCGGCGCCCGTGCCGAGCTGCCGCGTGAGCTGCCGGAGCTGGTGTCCGCGGTACGGACGGCGACGCCGCTGCCCGTGGGCGTGGGCTTCGGCGTGCAGAGTCCCGAGCAGGCGGCGTGGGTGTCGGGCTTCGCCGACGCGGTCATCGTCGGCAGCGCGATCGGACGCCTGCTCGACGAGAGCAACGGCGACGACCCCGCGGTGCGGATCGGGGATTTCGTCGGCGGCCTCGCGGCCGCCATGCGCGCCGCCGGACGCTGA
- the trpB gene encoding tryptophan synthase subunit beta, with the protein MARSRSSSAAPKLPDRDGHFGVFGGRYVAETLMPALLELEQAWKKLRREAKFRREFRSWLQEYAGRPTRLYFARRLSQRLGGARIYLKREDLLHTGAHKINNTIGQALVARRLKKPRLIAETGAGQHGVATATVAALFGLECEVFMGAEDVRRQSLNVFRMKLLGARVRVVESGSCTLKDAMNEALRDWIATVRNTFYVIGTVAGPHPYPEMVREFQAVIGHEARRQMRKLAGRLPDQVIACVGGGSNAIGAFHAFRNDARVELIGVEAAGRGMETGDHAASLTAGQIGVLHGNKTYLLQDETGQIRNAHSISAGLDYPGVGPEHAWLRDSGRATYVTVTDDEAVEALRLLTATEGIIPALESAHAIAHAIRVAPRLDPRKILLVNLSGRGDKDMNTVANHLGVPLT; encoded by the coding sequence ATGGCAAGATCCAGGAGTTCGTCCGCCGCGCCAAAGCTGCCTGATCGCGACGGCCACTTCGGCGTCTTCGGCGGCCGCTACGTCGCCGAGACGCTCATGCCCGCGCTGCTCGAGCTCGAGCAGGCGTGGAAGAAGCTGCGCCGCGAGGCGAAGTTCCGCCGCGAGTTCCGGAGCTGGCTCCAGGAGTACGCCGGGCGGCCGACGCGGCTCTACTTCGCCCGGAGGCTCTCGCAGCGTCTCGGCGGCGCGCGCATCTACCTGAAGCGCGAGGACCTGCTCCACACCGGGGCGCACAAGATCAACAACACGATCGGGCAGGCGCTGGTCGCGCGCCGTCTCAAGAAGCCGCGCCTCATCGCCGAGACGGGGGCCGGGCAGCACGGCGTCGCCACGGCGACGGTGGCCGCGCTCTTCGGCCTCGAGTGCGAGGTCTTCATGGGCGCCGAGGACGTGCGCCGGCAGAGCCTCAACGTCTTCCGCATGAAGCTCCTCGGCGCCAGGGTGCGCGTCGTGGAGTCGGGCTCCTGCACGCTGAAGGACGCGATGAACGAGGCGCTGCGCGACTGGATCGCGACGGTGCGCAACACGTTCTACGTGATCGGGACGGTCGCCGGACCGCACCCGTATCCGGAGATGGTGCGCGAGTTCCAGGCGGTGATCGGTCACGAGGCGCGACGGCAGATGAGGAAGCTCGCCGGCCGGCTGCCCGATCAGGTGATCGCCTGCGTCGGCGGCGGCAGCAACGCCATCGGCGCGTTCCACGCCTTCCGCAACGACGCGCGCGTCGAGCTGATCGGCGTCGAGGCCGCCGGCCGCGGCATGGAGACCGGCGATCACGCCGCGTCGCTGACGGCGGGGCAGATCGGCGTCCTCCACGGCAACAAGACCTACCTGCTCCAGGACGAGACCGGGCAGATCCGCAACGCCCACTCGATCTCGGCGGGTCTCGATTATCCCGGGGTCGGTCCGGAGCACGCCTGGCTGCGCGACAGCGGGCGGGCGACCTACGTCACGGTGACGGACGACGAAGCCGTCGAGGCGCTGCGCCTGCTCACCGCCACCGAGGGCATCATCCCGGCGCTCGAGAGCGCGCACGCGATCGCGCACGCGATTCGCGTGGCGCCGCGGCTCGATCCCCGCAAGATCCTGCTCGTCAACCTGTCGGGCCGCGGCGACAAGGACATGAACACCGTCGCCAACCATCTCGGAGTACCGCTGACGTGA
- a CDS encoding phosphoribosylanthranilate isomerase, which yields MPVIVKICGVRTPDDARAAVDAGADLLGLNFHPPSPRCLDLETARRIAAAVPRTPLVGVFVDAPRERVAALADAVGLAMLQFHGDEPPDHCAGWDRPVVKALRARPGDDLPARAAAYSTIDYLLLDSWLAGVPGGTGIPIDPEAARGLDPARLFVAGGLGPDTVVEVVRRLRPYGVDVASGVERAPGVKDHGKIQEFVRRAKAA from the coding sequence GTGCCGGTGATCGTCAAGATCTGCGGGGTGCGGACGCCGGACGACGCGCGCGCCGCGGTCGACGCCGGCGCCGACCTGCTCGGCCTCAACTTCCACCCGCCGAGCCCGCGCTGCCTCGACCTGGAGACCGCACGCCGCATCGCCGCCGCGGTCCCGCGCACGCCGCTCGTCGGGGTCTTCGTCGACGCCCCGCGCGAGCGCGTCGCCGCGCTCGCCGACGCCGTCGGTCTGGCGATGCTCCAGTTCCACGGTGACGAGCCGCCGGACCACTGCGCCGGCTGGGATCGTCCCGTCGTGAAGGCGCTGCGTGCCCGCCCCGGCGACGATCTGCCGGCGCGGGCTGCTGCGTACTCCACCATCGATTACCTGTTGCTCGACAGCTGGCTCGCCGGCGTACCCGGAGGGACCGGCATCCCCATCGACCCCGAGGCCGCCCGCGGCCTCGATCCCGCGCGCCTCTTCGTCGCCGGCGGGCTCGGGCCCGACACCGTCGTCGAGGTCGTGCGCCGCCTGCGGCCGTACGGCGTCGACGTCGCGTCCGGCGTCGAGCGCGCCCCGGGAGTGAAGGACCATGGCAAGATCCAGGAGTTCGTCCGCCGCGCCAAAGCTGCCTGA
- the trpC gene encoding indole-3-glycerol phosphate synthase TrpC — translation MILDEILAHKATEVAAVRRATPASALYDRPHWAAPRRGFRAALAAATPPAVIAEIKRASPSRGLIRAEFDPPAHARSYAGAGATAISVLTDRRFFQGDLAHLAAVRDACTLPLLRKDFLVDPYQVAEARAFGADAVLVIAAAGTPARRAELLAAAAEHGLDVLVEVHDEVELDWAAQVGATLIGVNNRDLRTFETRLETTERLAPRMPPGTLLVAESGLHAPADLRRMTAAGARAVLVGEAFMAKPDPGAALAELLACR, via the coding sequence GTGATCCTCGACGAGATCCTGGCGCACAAGGCCACCGAGGTCGCGGCGGTGCGGCGGGCGACGCCGGCGAGCGCGCTCTACGACCGGCCGCACTGGGCGGCGCCGCGCCGCGGCTTCCGGGCGGCGCTGGCGGCGGCGACCCCGCCCGCCGTCATCGCCGAGATCAAGCGCGCCTCGCCGTCGCGCGGCCTCATCCGTGCCGAGTTCGATCCGCCGGCGCACGCGCGCAGCTACGCCGGCGCCGGGGCGACGGCGATCTCCGTGCTGACCGACCGCCGCTTCTTCCAGGGCGACCTCGCACACCTCGCCGCGGTCCGCGACGCCTGTACGCTGCCGCTCCTGCGCAAGGACTTCCTCGTCGATCCCTACCAGGTGGCCGAGGCGCGCGCCTTCGGCGCCGACGCCGTGCTCGTCATCGCCGCCGCCGGCACGCCGGCGCGCCGCGCCGAGCTGCTCGCGGCGGCGGCCGAGCACGGGCTCGACGTGCTCGTCGAGGTGCACGACGAGGTGGAGCTCGACTGGGCGGCACAGGTGGGCGCGACGCTGATCGGCGTCAACAACCGCGACCTGCGCACGTTCGAGACCCGCCTCGAGACCACCGAGCGGCTCGCACCGCGCATGCCGCCGGGGACGCTGCTGGTCGCCGAGAGCGGGCTCCACGCGCCGGCGGATCTGCGCCGCATGACGGCGGCCGGGGCGCGGGCGGTGCTGGTCGGCGAAGCCTTCATGGCGAAGCCGGATCCCGGTGCGGCGCTCGCGGAGCTGCTCGCGTGCCGGTGA
- the trpD gene encoding anthranilate phosphoribosyltransferase, whose product MTPKEALAAVVARRDLAGDELASAFEAVLAGGATPAQVGALLVGLRLKGETPEELAAAARVLRRHVVPLPDAPAGAVDTCGTGGDGVHTFNISTAAALVVAACGVPVAKHGNRAVSGSVGSADVLERLGVRLELPPAALVACLRETGIAFLFAPAFHPALRQLAAVRRELGVRTFLNLLGPLVNPAGVRRQVVGVAEAGLVEPIARVLLALGAERAWVVHGSGGLDEIALCGPTEVAEVAGGVVRRFTVAPADAGLAPAPIDALVVDGTVASAACIRAVLDGTPGPARDVVCLNAGAVLVVAGVAWDLAAGVARAAAAIDAGAARQLLARLVAFTAGAAEGAA is encoded by the coding sequence GTGACTCCGAAGGAGGCGCTGGCCGCGGTGGTCGCGCGGCGCGACCTCGCGGGCGACGAGCTGGCCTCCGCGTTCGAGGCCGTTCTCGCCGGCGGGGCGACACCCGCGCAGGTGGGTGCGCTGCTCGTCGGGCTGCGCCTGAAGGGCGAGACGCCGGAGGAGCTGGCCGCCGCGGCGCGCGTGCTGCGGCGGCACGTCGTGCCGCTGCCGGACGCGCCCGCGGGCGCGGTCGACACCTGCGGCACCGGCGGCGACGGCGTGCACACGTTCAACATCTCGACGGCTGCGGCGCTCGTCGTCGCCGCCTGCGGCGTGCCGGTGGCGAAGCACGGCAACCGCGCCGTCTCCGGCAGCGTCGGCAGTGCCGACGTGCTCGAGCGCCTCGGCGTACGGCTCGAGCTGCCGCCCGCCGCGTTGGTCGCCTGCCTGCGCGAGACGGGCATCGCCTTCCTGTTCGCGCCCGCGTTCCATCCCGCGCTGCGCCAGCTGGCGGCGGTCCGGCGCGAGCTCGGGGTGCGCACGTTCCTGAACCTCCTCGGGCCGCTCGTGAACCCGGCCGGCGTGCGACGGCAGGTGGTGGGCGTCGCCGAGGCGGGCCTCGTCGAGCCGATCGCGCGCGTGCTGCTGGCGCTCGGCGCCGAGCGGGCGTGGGTCGTGCACGGCAGCGGCGGGCTCGACGAGATCGCGCTCTGCGGGCCGACCGAGGTCGCCGAGGTCGCCGGCGGCGTGGTCCGGCGCTTCACGGTCGCACCGGCGGACGCGGGGCTCGCGCCCGCCCCGATCGACGCCCTCGTCGTCGACGGCACGGTGGCGTCGGCGGCGTGCATCCGGGCGGTGCTCGACGGGACGCCAGGCCCGGCGCGCGACGTCGTGTGCCTCAACGCCGGCGCGGTGCTCGTGGTTGCAGGTGTCGCGTGGGATCTCGCTGCCGGCGTCGCGCGCGCCGCGGCGGCGATCGACGCCGGCGCCGCGCGGCAGCTGCTCGCCCGTCTGGTCGCGTTCACGGCCGGCGCGGCGGAGGGGGCGGCGTGA
- a CDS encoding aminodeoxychorismate/anthranilate synthase component II gives MIDNYDSFTWNLVQYLGELGADVEVRRNDAVGVDEIAAAPPDAIVVSPGPCTPREAGVSVPVIERFAGEIPILGVCLGHQAIGAAFGGRIVRAQRIMHGKTSPIRHAGEGVFAGLPDPFDATRYHSLVIEPASLPACLERTAWTDDDEIMGVRHRTLAVEGVQFHPESILTREGKRLLANFLAALPGGTEPPHR, from the coding sequence ATGATCGACAACTACGACTCGTTCACCTGGAACCTCGTCCAGTATCTCGGGGAGCTGGGTGCCGACGTCGAGGTGCGGCGCAACGACGCCGTCGGCGTCGACGAGATCGCCGCCGCGCCGCCCGACGCCATCGTGGTCTCGCCGGGCCCGTGCACGCCGCGCGAGGCGGGGGTGTCGGTGCCGGTGATCGAGCGCTTCGCGGGGGAGATCCCGATCCTGGGCGTGTGCCTCGGGCATCAGGCCATCGGCGCCGCGTTCGGCGGCAGGATCGTGCGGGCGCAGCGGATCATGCACGGCAAGACGTCGCCCATCCGGCACGCGGGGGAGGGGGTGTTCGCCGGCCTGCCGGATCCCTTCGACGCCACCCGCTACCACTCGCTCGTCATCGAGCCGGCGTCGCTGCCCGCCTGCCTCGAGCGCACGGCGTGGACCGACGACGACGAGATCATGGGCGTCCGCCACCGCACCCTCGCCGTCGAGGGCGTGCAGTTCCATCCGGAGTCCATCCTGACCCGCGAGGGCAAGCGGTTGCTGGCCAACTTCCTCGCCGCGCTGCCCGGCGGCACGGAGCCGCCGCACCGGTGA
- the trpE gene encoding anthranilate synthase component I, translating into MSEAATARPIGAGIGPGRLWPSREDFRALARPGALIPVAREILADLETPVSAFLKIHRGPYGFLLESVVGGERWGRFSFLGTEPARVFRARGRHVEIETPGGATVTVETDDPLGELERLLAQHRPLTVPDLPRFSGGAVGYVGYDMVRTFERLPVRATDDLALPEAHLMLADTVLVFDNVAQTITAVTHARCADDVAPDAAFDAAVARLDALLGRLDAPVAPPPVATAPPAEPIASVTPERYMDDVERVKEYIRAGDVIQVVLAQRFERPLAAAAFDVYRCLRRVNPSPYMFYLALGPHTLAGASPETMARVDEDGLVTVRPIAGTRPRGSSERADAALADELSADPKELAEHVMLLDLGRNDVGRVAQIGSVQVTESFAIERYSHVMHLVSNVCGRLAPGRTAFDAFRAAFPAGTLTGAPKIRAMEIIEELEPVRRGTYGGAVGYFGFNGAMDTAIAIRCVLMREGRAFVQAGAGIVADSDPESEHRECVNKARAVLQAIRLAESMR; encoded by the coding sequence ATGAGCGAGGCGGCGACAGCGCGTCCGATCGGCGCCGGCATCGGCCCGGGGAGGCTGTGGCCGTCGCGCGAGGACTTCCGTGCGCTGGCTCGGCCCGGGGCGCTGATCCCCGTCGCGCGCGAGATCCTCGCCGATCTCGAGACGCCGGTCTCGGCGTTCCTCAAGATCCATCGCGGCCCGTACGGGTTCCTTCTCGAGAGCGTCGTGGGCGGCGAACGCTGGGGACGGTTCAGCTTCCTCGGCACCGAGCCCGCACGCGTGTTCCGCGCCCGAGGACGCCACGTCGAGATCGAGACGCCGGGCGGCGCCACCGTGACGGTCGAGACGGACGATCCCCTGGGCGAGCTGGAGCGACTGCTGGCGCAGCACCGGCCGCTCACCGTGCCCGATCTGCCGCGCTTCTCGGGCGGCGCCGTCGGCTACGTCGGCTACGACATGGTGCGCACGTTCGAGCGCCTGCCGGTGCGCGCGACGGACGACCTGGCGCTTCCCGAGGCGCACCTCATGCTCGCCGACACGGTGCTGGTCTTCGACAACGTGGCGCAGACGATCACCGCCGTGACGCACGCGCGCTGCGCCGACGACGTCGCGCCCGACGCCGCGTTCGACGCCGCCGTCGCCCGGCTCGACGCGCTCCTCGGCCGGCTCGACGCCCCGGTCGCACCGCCGCCCGTCGCGACGGCGCCGCCGGCCGAGCCGATCGCGAGCGTCACGCCGGAGCGGTATATGGACGACGTCGAGCGGGTGAAGGAGTACATCCGCGCGGGCGACGTCATCCAGGTGGTGCTCGCGCAACGCTTCGAGCGGCCGCTCGCCGCCGCAGCGTTCGACGTCTACCGCTGCCTGCGGCGCGTGAACCCGTCGCCGTACATGTTCTACCTGGCGCTCGGCCCGCACACGCTCGCGGGGGCGTCGCCGGAGACGATGGCCCGCGTCGACGAGGACGGCCTCGTCACGGTGCGGCCGATCGCGGGCACCCGGCCGCGTGGGAGCAGCGAGCGCGCCGACGCCGCCCTGGCCGACGAGCTGTCTGCCGATCCGAAGGAGCTCGCCGAGCACGTCATGCTGCTCGACCTCGGCCGCAACGACGTCGGCCGCGTGGCGCAGATCGGCTCGGTGCAGGTGACGGAGTCGTTCGCCATCGAGCGGTACTCGCACGTGATGCACCTGGTCTCGAACGTCTGCGGGCGCCTGGCGCCCGGGCGTACCGCGTTCGACGCGTTCCGTGCCGCGTTCCCGGCGGGCACGCTCACCGGCGCGCCCAAGATCCGCGCGATGGAGATCATCGAGGAGCTCGAGCCCGTGCGGCGTGGCACGTACGGCGGCGCGGTCGGCTACTTCGGGTTCAACGGCGCCATGGACACCGCGATCGCGATCCGCTGCGTCCTCATGCGCGAGGGCCGCGCGTTCGTGCAGGCGGGTGCCGGCATCGTCGCCGACTCCGATCCCGAGTCCGAGCATCGCGAGTGCGTCAACAAGGCCCGCGCCGTGCTCCAGGCGATCCGCCTGGCGGAGTCGATGCGATGA
- a CDS encoding SPOR domain-containing protein, translated as MGKAGTTAATVRPGLRFLDRLILFVAWIVTCGLVYGLGFYTGKGTQERRLGMEERVVRLPVTAAVPPEGQRPKASNEFSFYETLATQRAADGGRPHETPREEPPTAAAPPPAPASAAAAPAAVPVGEPLPHPTSSPGAAKPSAVGTGTGKPPAVAVGEPKPPATTVAAPATGASTAVAKPALPTPLGAPKPVAVASGQAKPPVRARPDDDGVIPPTPRAATGTARAAAPIPTTPAAATRPAGAAATTAPAARPATPPGAMVALAQPPAPAAPKRPTWTVQASPTRDKQEADRLLAALKARGYDANVVTVRRDGDVWYRLRVGRYASPEQATEAMRKLRGAGVSHAFVASE; from the coding sequence ATGGGCAAGGCGGGGACGACGGCGGCGACGGTGCGACCCGGGTTGCGGTTCCTCGATCGCCTGATCCTGTTCGTCGCGTGGATCGTGACCTGCGGGCTGGTCTACGGGCTGGGCTTCTACACGGGGAAGGGCACGCAGGAGCGGCGCCTCGGCATGGAAGAGCGGGTCGTGCGGCTGCCGGTCACCGCCGCGGTTCCGCCGGAGGGCCAGCGTCCCAAGGCGAGCAACGAGTTCAGCTTCTACGAGACGCTGGCGACCCAGCGCGCCGCCGACGGCGGCCGCCCGCACGAGACGCCGCGCGAGGAGCCGCCCACCGCCGCTGCGCCGCCTCCGGCGCCCGCGTCGGCGGCCGCTGCCCCCGCCGCGGTGCCGGTCGGAGAGCCGCTGCCGCATCCCACGAGCTCGCCCGGTGCCGCGAAGCCGTCCGCCGTCGGCACGGGAACCGGGAAGCCGCCGGCGGTGGCGGTGGGGGAGCCGAAGCCGCCGGCGACGACGGTCGCGGCGCCTGCGACCGGGGCTTCCACGGCGGTCGCGAAGCCCGCCCTGCCGACGCCGCTCGGCGCGCCGAAGCCCGTGGCGGTGGCGAGCGGGCAGGCGAAGCCGCCCGTGCGTGCGCGCCCTGACGACGACGGTGTGATCCCGCCGACCCCCCGCGCGGCGACGGGCACCGCCCGCGCCGCCGCCCCGATCCCGACGACCCCGGCCGCCGCCACCCGACCTGCAGGCGCCGCCGCGACGACCGCGCCGGCGGCCCGTCCGGCGACGCCGCCGGGAGCCATGGTCGCGCTCGCGCAGCCGCCGGCGCCCGCCGCCCCGAAGCGGCCGACGTGGACGGTGCAGGCGAGCCCCACCCGCGACAAGCAGGAGGCGGATCGGCTTCTCGCCGCCCTGAAGGCACGCGGCTACGACGCCAACGTCGTCACCGTGCGGCGCGACGGCGACGTCTGGTACCGCCTCCGCGTGGGCCGCTACGCGAGTCCCGAGCAGGCGACGGAGGCCATGCGCAAGCTCCGCGGAGCGGGCGTGTCGCACGCGTTCGTGGCGTCGGAATGA
- a CDS encoding arginine--tRNA ligase — protein MKRHLEDLVRDALTSATDAGILPPGTSPAFTLEPPSDPRWGDLACNVAMLLARQAGKPPRVLADALIQRLRDPGGWFTAIEIAGPGFINFCLSPVFWRMLLGEAIAAGDRYGFGDAGAGKRVQVEFVSANPTGPLHIGHGRGAVIGDVVARLLAAQGYEVEREYYVNDFGRQMDVLGNSTLARFRQLRGEDTELPEKGYPGEYLVDVARALRSEDGDALLARPPEQALERARTYAGRVLLDAIKADLAMFGIRFDHFVSERALHASGALERALARIPADLVYEDDGATFFRTTRFGDEKDRALRRGTGAPTYFGGDVAHFAGTLDRGFDGLVNVLGADHHGYVARLRAIVGALGHDPSSLRVLLVQMVNLTRGGEPVRMGKRAGEFVTLREVLDEVGPDAARFFFLLRKSDSQLDFDLELAKKQSSDNPVFYVQYAHARIASVLRQAEAAGIVPEAHPDLGPLGEAEVEPLKVLGIFPDVVELAARTLEPHRIAFYATELAGAFHRYYNQHRILTEDAALTQARLALVRCLQQALRTALGLAGVSAPERM, from the coding sequence ATGAAGCGACATCTTGAAGACCTCGTCCGCGACGCGCTGACCTCCGCGACCGACGCGGGAATCCTTCCCCCGGGCACGTCTCCAGCCTTCACGCTCGAGCCACCGAGCGACCCACGTTGGGGAGACCTCGCGTGCAACGTGGCCATGCTGCTCGCGCGGCAGGCAGGCAAGCCCCCGCGCGTCCTGGCGGACGCCCTGATCCAGCGGCTGCGCGACCCCGGCGGCTGGTTCACGGCGATCGAGATCGCCGGCCCGGGCTTCATCAATTTCTGCCTCTCACCGGTATTCTGGCGCATGCTCCTCGGCGAGGCGATCGCCGCGGGCGACCGCTACGGCTTCGGCGATGCCGGCGCCGGCAAACGCGTGCAGGTGGAGTTCGTCAGCGCCAACCCGACCGGGCCGCTCCACATCGGGCACGGTCGCGGCGCCGTCATCGGCGACGTCGTCGCGAGGCTCCTCGCGGCCCAGGGCTACGAGGTCGAGCGCGAGTACTACGTCAACGACTTCGGGCGGCAGATGGACGTCCTCGGCAACTCGACGCTGGCCCGGTTCCGCCAGCTGCGCGGCGAGGACACGGAGCTGCCCGAGAAGGGCTATCCTGGCGAGTACCTCGTCGACGTGGCGCGCGCCCTGCGCAGCGAGGATGGCGACGCCCTGCTCGCGCGGCCGCCCGAGCAGGCGCTCGAGCGTGCCCGCACCTACGCCGGCCGCGTCCTGCTCGACGCCATCAAGGCCGACCTCGCCATGTTCGGCATCCGCTTCGACCACTTCGTCAGCGAGCGGGCGCTGCACGCGTCGGGCGCTCTCGAACGGGCGCTCGCGCGCATCCCGGCCGATCTCGTGTACGAAGACGACGGCGCGACGTTCTTTCGCACGACGCGGTTCGGCGACGAGAAGGACCGCGCGCTCCGCCGCGGCACCGGTGCGCCGACGTACTTCGGGGGCGACGTCGCGCATTTCGCGGGAACGCTCGATCGCGGCTTCGACGGGCTCGTCAACGTCCTCGGCGCCGACCACCACGGGTACGTGGCCCGCCTGCGGGCGATCGTCGGTGCGCTCGGCCACGATCCGAGCTCGCTGCGGGTGCTCCTCGTGCAGATGGTGAACCTCACGCGCGGCGGGGAGCCCGTGCGCATGGGGAAGCGCGCCGGCGAGTTCGTCACCCTGCGCGAGGTGCTCGACGAGGTCGGGCCCGACGCGGCGCGCTTCTTCTTTCTGCTGCGGAAGTCGGACAGCCAGCTCGACTTCGACCTCGAGCTCGCGAAGAAGCAGAGCTCCGACAATCCGGTCTTCTACGTGCAGTACGCGCACGCCCGGATCGCCAGCGTCCTGCGCCAGGCCGAGGCGGCGGGCATCGTGCCCGAGGCGCACCCGGATCTCGGCCCGCTCGGCGAAGCGGAAGTGGAGCCGCTCAAGGTGCTCGGCATCTTCCCGGACGTGGTCGAGCTGGCGGCGCGCACGCTCGAGCCACATCGCATTGCTTTCTATGCTACCGAGCTGGCAGGCGCGTTCCATCGCTACTACAACCAGCATCGCATCCTGACGGAGGACGCCGCGCTCACGCAGGCACGGCTGGCGCTGGTGCGCTGCCTCCAGCAGGCGCTGCGCACCGCGCTCGGGCTCGCCGGCGTGTCGGCGCCCGAGCGCATGTGA
- the rplQ gene encoding 50S ribosomal protein L17 produces the protein MRHRVAGKKLGRSPSHRRALLRNLVTALLQHEAVQTTDAKAKELKRWGDRMITLGKAGTLHARRRAATVLQRAGVVKKLFDELGPRYAARPGGYTRVVKLGVRHGDAASMSLVELVDRPGSEGGDKGKKKPSRRRQTAKGEESPRKRAAAG, from the coding sequence ATGCGCCATCGCGTCGCAGGCAAGAAGCTCGGGCGCTCGCCGTCGCATCGTCGGGCGCTGCTCCGCAACCTGGTCACCGCGCTGCTCCAGCACGAGGCGGTGCAGACCACCGACGCCAAGGCCAAGGAGCTGAAGCGCTGGGGTGATCGCATGATCACCCTGGGGAAGGCGGGAACCCTGCACGCGCGCCGCCGTGCCGCCACCGTGCTCCAACGCGCCGGCGTCGTGAAGAAGCTCTTCGACGAGCTCGGGCCGCGCTATGCGGCGCGGCCGGGCGGCTACACGCGAGTGGTGAAGCTCGGCGTGCGCCACGGCGACGCCGCCTCGATGTCGCTGGTCGAGCTCGTCGACCGGCCGGGCAGCGAGGGCGGTGACAAGGGCAAGAAGAAGCCGTCACGGCGCCGCCAGACTGCAAAGGGCGAGGAGTCGCCGCGCAAGCGGGCGGCGGCCGGCTGA